In Candidatus Poribacteria bacterium, the DNA window GCAATCGTTATGAAGTCCGGGAGGGTCGCATCTTTTGCGATGATTTTGTCGTTTTTCCATACCTGTACGATGTGCATCCCGGAGATGGTGGGTTGCTTGTCGTTCCGGGTACACACAAGACGCTTTTCGATCGACCGGAACACCTCTTCAACAACGGGAAGATCGAAGATGCCGATGACATTCCACCGGGGGTCCTTAATATCACACCCAAAGCAGGGGATATAGTGATTATCTCTGAACTCCTGACGCACGGCGCGCTGCCTTGGAAACCGAAGGATCGGTATCGTTGTATCCTAACCTTACGCTACAGACCGCAACACCGTGGTGAGAGTCGCGTGTCTGAGGAAGTGAGGGGACGGCTCTCGCCGGAGACGCTGGAACTCATCTCCCGTGCAGACCACTATCACACGAAAGAGATTGTCAAACAGGATGTTGTTACATTGACCTAATCAAGGTTACAAACCCCTCCTACAAACTTTAATGAACGGGTCTCACTGCTGGCGCGCCGTGCTGTTCACACCATTCAGCAAGGGGACTTTCACTGCCGCTGGGAATGAATTCTTTCGTTTTCGTGTAGGGTTCACCGACCAAATACTGCTCAAGTGGCGTGAGTTTATCTAACAACGTCTGTTCTTGTGTCCGATAGTCCATCGGCATCAACCACCGGTATCCGTAGCCGAACATTATACCTTTACGGATCTGGTCGGTTAAGTTCGCAGCTCCCGCATGAAAGGTGCGGTTTTCAAACAGCAAGCAATCTCCGGGTTGTAAACTCGCTTCAAGTGCGCCTTCAGGATCCGCCTGTCCTTTTGGAATGGGAACCCGTTCGAGGAGGTGGTTGCTACCGGGTGCGACAAGCGTCACACCGGAATTGGGTTCACTCAGATCGGTGAAATAGTAGGCACACTTTAGCAAGATGCGTGGCACCTTGTTACCGTGTGTTGTCGTTGCCATGGCGTAGTCGCGATGCCAACCGGGGCTGCGAGTGGTCTCGGGTGTGCCTTGGGGGTCCGGGTGTTTGTATATCAGGTGTGAAGTCATGAGTTGCAAGTGCGCACCGAGCAGCTGAACAACAACGGGGAGGATGGTCTTCTGTGTAAGCAGCGGGATGAAAGCATCGACAATAGAGATACTATTTCGGAAGCTGTCGTATAATCCGTTGAAATTTTGTTGACGGTTCTCGCGCCGATCGCTCGCGATGAGCCGGTCGCTTGCCTCAATGAGTTCGTCGATGGTATCGGAGTCCAGCACATCCCGGACGATGAGATAGCCGTTGTCGTCAAAGTGGCGGATGTCTTCGTCTGAGAGTGGATGCCAGTTGAGGTCAATTGGTGATTCGTTTGTGTGTGCCATTGTTTTTTCTTCTGTCCTTTATATATATCAGGATGCCAGATCAATCAACTTACGAAAATAGATTGTAGGACTTCGTGAAATTTTCAGAAAAAGGTCAGGACGATTATGCAATTCACCCTGAGAGTGAAAGGGTTGTGTTCTTCGCCTGCTCCTGTTAAAGTTAAGGTCTGTGATACTTACAAACCGATATTGATAGTCATCAAGAAATTCTTCCAATTCCCAAAACGACTTTCCTATACATCTGCAGTAACTGACAAAACAGTATGCCCCTTTTAATTGTTGGACAACGTGTGATGCCAGCTTAGAGTCCATCTCTTGTGTTTCAATACAGATAATCCATTTTCTTCCGCGTTCGTCGTTGGATACAATCACGAAGTCAGCTCGCTTGCGTTCACCTTTTGACCCATTAAAAACAGTAAGAGGGTTTTCAAAATCTTCCGCTCTGATAATAATAGAGTTAGGAGGTAATCCCTTTATTTTAGCAGTAGCACCAGATTGAATATCCATTAATTCAACGGAAGGTCTACCCTGTTCTGGTTGTAACATAACTTGGAGGTTGGGATTGAGCATCTCTTGCAATATCTGTATATCATTCACGAAACTTACTCTTCTCCCCAGACAATATCGTCCTGAATCCTGTTCATGTCATCAATTGTCTTATCAAAACTGTGGACTCCAATCCCGAACTTGGGATGAATCTTAGCAGGGACAAGTGTGTGACCTCTTCTCCGTCTCTTTTGACCTTCCTCTAACGGCATTAACGCTTCTTCCGCCACGTATACCTTGACTTGATCAACATTAATCAATTCGTTATCCCGATAGCCGTTTTCCTCGGCAACCCTTTTCAGGTGCGGTTTGTCGTGGTTGAGCATGATGAGTGTATTGAGTTCTTTGACAATGTAATCGCTATGGGTGGTGATGAAGACTTTAACACCCAAATTCACGAGTCGAGCAAAGAGTCTGGCGATACGACGCTGGTTTTCTGGATGCAGGCTTAATTCGGGTTCGTCTACCATCAGCAAATCGCCTTTTTCAGCGACGTGCCGCAGATAAAAACCAATATCCAAGAGTGAACGGACAGCACTTGAGCTTTCAACCATTGTCAATTTGCGTCGCGTACCTTTGGGGATATAGTAGAGTTGGTCGTTTTGTGTAATGACATATTCACCCCCTACAATGTCTGCAAAATCTTCCAAGATTTCAGGATGTTCTTTGGCGATAAAACTCTTGATTTTAGCACTATCCTCAAATTTTTCTATAAATTCCGCGTTATCTCGGATTGGAGAAGAATAGCGCAACTCCCACAGATCAATATTTCGATCCGCATGCCACATTTCCTCAAGCAGTCGGCTTCGGGCAAAGTTGAGTTCTTTGCGAAAAGTTGAGATACCAGTGCGCTCAGCTGAAGCAATAAAGGGTCTGGGGAAGGCATCGAAGAAAATATCGTCAATAATAATAAAATCAATGGCACTTTTTACACTATCGGTATCAATTTCCTCTTCTTGTTTTTCTTTTATCCGCGAAGTAAGTATCGCCTCTTTGCTCCCCTTGCTTTTTGAAAATATAAAAGCTGGGTTTTGGAGGCTTGTGATTATGCTGTTGAATTTTTTATTTTGTATGTCAATCTCATCTGTCGCAAAGTGAAATTCACTATCCTGAAATGAGTCTTCAGGTGCTGCAAAAATTTTATACAATTGCTCAGTATATTTCTTGCATGCTTTCGTAAGCATGTCATCGGTTGCTTCCGACAACTCAATCTTAACTTGTTCTGTCCGTGCCTGTTGGATCTGTGCGTTGCTAATTGGGAATCGGAGAAAATTGCGCCAAGAACTTAAGAAACCGTACAGTGCAGCAGCGGCATAAGTTTTGCCAGTGTTATTCTCACCACAAATGATCGTCAAATCACCCAGTAGAAATTCTGCCTGCTTTAGGATTCCAATGTTTTTTAACTTTATTGTCAGACTCATACTGACACCTCTAAGATTGTTATTGCCGACAATGGCCACGACCTTAAGGCAAGTCTACGGCGACTGAAAGACATTCATAGACAACGTATTTCGATTAGTTTGAGAAATCTCTTATGCCCGCATGTGCCAGAAAGACTCAGACTTGGCAGGAAGGCGACGGTGGTAACCATCGTGACAATTTCTACACAAAGCGATAAGGTCAGAAAGTGGTTCCGCCCCGAGATTTTTATAAGTTTTGTGGTGCACGTACGTCGCTCGTTCCCCACAGATACAAAGATTACGGTCACGATCTAACACCCTTTCCCGTTTCTCTTTCCAATTACGGGATTCAAGATACTTTTCCCTATACTCCTTGTTGGTCATCGGGTTTGAACCTTGCCACAACTTTATCTTTTCTCCCGAATGGATACCTCTGTAGCAGTATCTACACAGTGCTACAAGATCAGAAAGGGGTTCCTGACCAAGATTCTCATAAGTTTTATGGTGAACTTCGGTTGCACTATCTCCGCAGACACAAAGCATTCCGTCACGTTTTAACACTTCTGCTTGTTTTTCTAACCATTCCGGAGTGCCGTGACGTTTCCTCACTTCTGCCCGATTTGCTTCTCGTTCAAGGAATTTACTGTGATGTTCCCAATAGAATCGTTCCCTGTCAGAGCGAATTTTTTGTTCTGTGACCATCAAATTGAATTGGATTGAAGCGAATTGAATGCTATTTACGTTAGGTACTACAATATTTGGATTTAAGCTATGTGCCTTTTTATAATCAGCAATGCCCGCCTCGTATTGATTAAGGAGACACTTCATCTGCCCGCGATAGTAGTAGGCAATTGCAGAATCGGGCTCTGGCTCTGGATCAACACATTTCTCACTGGGTGCCTCATCTTGATATGGACTAATCGGCATATTCGCATAATCACGATGATCCATTATCCTGATGTGGAATCTTGTGGGCCTTTCAGGTTCACAAGTATATTCCGATCCTAATTGCGCGCAAATATTCTTAATAACTCCGAGATGACAATTAGCGTCCGAGTCGGAAACTTTAAGGCATAGTTGATTCGTACCTGCAGAATGATTTTCATCATATTCAAGATAATCGTAATATTCCAGAATCTGCTTAAGGGCATTCACGATTGATTGATTTTCCGATAAATTCATAAGATGAATTTCCTTTTATCTTAGCAGCTCCACGAATGCCTCAACATTTGTTGTGGGGGCTTGGCAGGCGTAGTTTTCGCAGACGTATGCTGTTGCGGTGTCATCAACTTGGGTTTTGCCGGTGAGAAGGGGTAACGTCTGTCCGTCTGGTGATTCACTTGAGGCGACGATTTTATTGGGTTGATACGTGCCGTGTAATACTGCTAACATTGCCTCTGTTTTTGCATCGCCTTTTTCACCGACAATCGCGATCTCTTTTGGTGTTGATAGTAGGAACGCTAACTCACAAAGCAGCTGCCCTGACCCTGTTGGCATCCCTTCCATCTGGTGGAAGTAGAGTTTCAAGGTTGCAACGGCTTTATCGTGGAATTCGGGGTTGTCGAGGTGTTTGGCGAGTCGTAAGAGGCTATGGATCGCCATGGATGCACCGGAAGGTGTGGCACCGTCGTAAGCGGATTTGGATTGGACGATCAATGTTTCGTGTGCTTTACCGGTGAAGAAGAATCCGTCGCCTGCGTCATCTCCGAATTGGTCAATCATGATCTGTGCGAGACGTTCTGCCTCCGTGAGCCAGCGCGGTTCAAAACTGGCTTCGTAGAGTGCGACTAATCCGGCGATGAAATAGGCGTAATCCTCAAGATAGGCGTTGAGATGGCTTTTACCCGCACGGTAGGTACGCAAGAGGAGTCCGTTGTCTTGGGATAGTGTCGTCAAGACGAATTCTGCGGACTTTTCACACGCCTCAAGGTATTCAGGTTTCCCAGTAAGTTGATACCCCATCGCCATGCCGCGGATCATGATGCCGTTCCAACTCGTCAGGATTTTATCGTCAAGTCCGGGTTTAATCCGCTTTTCCCTCGCTTCAAAGAGTTTCTGCTTGCTGTTTGTAAGGAGAGTCTCCAGTTCTCCGGGATCCATTTGCAGCTTTCGAGCAAAGATGTCCGGTGGCACTTGGACGTGGAGGATGTTTTCCCCTTCAAAGTTACCTTGTGGCGTGATGTCGTAATACTCACAGAAGATTTCGGCATTCTCCTCGCCGATGGCATCTTCGACATCGTTCGGTTCCCAGACGAAGAATTTGCCTTCTACGCCTTCACTATCTGCGTCCTGTGTGGAATAGAAACCGCCGTTCTCTGCGTCGTACATCTCGCGGAGGACGTAATCGAGCGTCTCAACGGCTATATCCCGATAGAACGGTTTTTGCGTGGCTTGATACGCCTCGAAATAGGCGACGACGAGCTGCGCGTTGTCATATAACATCTTCTCGAAGTGTGGGACAAGCCAGTGTGCATCAGTGGAGTACCGATGGAAACCGCCGCCGAGTTGGTCGTACAGACCGCCACGTGCCATTTTTTCTAAGGTGAGTTCCACCATCTCTAAGGCGTTAGCGTTGCCGCTATGATGCCAATAGCGCAAGAGGAAGGGTAATCCCATACTCGGTGGAAATTTGGGAGCGTTGCCGAATCCGCCGTGTTGGGCATCGAATTGCGAGCGGTATTGTTGGAACGCGTGCGTCATCAGTTCTTCCGTGAGTTCGCGTTCATGTGGATCGACGACATTGCTCATCTGATTGAGTTGTATCGTGAGTTGATCTGCCTGTTGCAGTACCTGTACTTTCTTATCATTAAATGCCTCTGCTACAGCTTCCATCACCTTTGGGAATCCGGGTCTGCCGTACCGATCAGTGGGTGGATAATAGGTGCCGCCGTAGAAGGGTTTGAGATCCGGTGTGAGGAAAACGGTCATGGGCCATCCGCCTTGACGTGTCATGACTTGGACGGCATTCATGTAGATTTCGTCTAAGTCGGGACGTTCTTCTCGGTCAACTTTGATGTTGATGAAGAGTTCGTTCATGACAGCGGCGATTTCCTCGTTTTCAAAGGATTCGCGCTCCATGACGTGGCACCAGTGGCATGCGGAGTAGCCAATACTCAGGAGAATAGGCTTCTGCTCTTGTTTGGCGCGCGCTATTGCTTCTTCGCCCCACGGATACCAGTCAACGGGGTTGTGTGCGTGCTGGAGTAAGTAGGGGCTTGTTTCATGGATAAGGCGGTTGGTGTGTGCGGGGGTATCGTGCATTCGTGTTTCTCCAATGTATAGGATTCTATATCGGAAGCATTCGCGCGCTTAAGACAATAGGCGGGTTGTATGCACGCCCGCCCTTACCAGTGAAGAGATACCGCTACGGGGATTCGAACCCCGGTTTGATGGCTGAGAA includes these proteins:
- a CDS encoding phytanoyl-CoA dioxygenase family protein; translation: MMTPEQRYLFDVTGYLHLKNVLSAEELKAAQAAANEYINTPTEELPPGFDSSEKNLPNGFAFAKPLEALTMHRSTWPIIKELTRDKPQLFRGTMIADRAGVSESAEGLRLHCAREDFGWHCNRYEVREGRIFCDDFVVFPYLYDVHPGDGGLLVVPGTHKTLFDRPEHLFNNGKIEDADDIPPGVLNITPKAGDIVIISELLTHGALPWKPKDRYRCILTLRYRPQHRGESRVSEEVRGRLSPETLELISRADHYHTKEIVKQDVVTLT
- a CDS encoding phytanoyl-CoA dioxygenase family protein, with protein sequence MAHTNESPIDLNWHPLSDEDIRHFDDNGYLIVRDVLDSDTIDELIEASDRLIASDRRENRQQNFNGLYDSFRNSISIVDAFIPLLTQKTILPVVVQLLGAHLQLMTSHLIYKHPDPQGTPETTRSPGWHRDYAMATTTHGNKVPRILLKCAYYFTDLSEPNSGVTLVAPGSNHLLERVPIPKGQADPEGALEASLQPGDCLLFENRTFHAGAANLTDQIRKGIMFGYGYRWLMPMDYRTQEQTLLDKLTPLEQYLVGEPYTKTKEFIPSGSESPLAEWCEQHGAPAVRPVH
- a CDS encoding thioredoxin domain-containing protein, which produces MHDTPAHTNRLIHETSPYLLQHAHNPVDWYPWGEEAIARAKQEQKPILLSIGYSACHWCHVMERESFENEEIAAVMNELFINIKVDREERPDLDEIYMNAVQVMTRQGGWPMTVFLTPDLKPFYGGTYYPPTDRYGRPGFPKVMEAVAEAFNDKKVQVLQQADQLTIQLNQMSNVVDPHERELTEELMTHAFQQYRSQFDAQHGGFGNAPKFPPSMGLPFLLRYWHHSGNANALEMVELTLEKMARGGLYDQLGGGFHRYSTDAHWLVPHFEKMLYDNAQLVVAYFEAYQATQKPFYRDIAVETLDYVLREMYDAENGGFYSTQDADSEGVEGKFFVWEPNDVEDAIGEENAEIFCEYYDITPQGNFEGENILHVQVPPDIFARKLQMDPGELETLLTNSKQKLFEAREKRIKPGLDDKILTSWNGIMIRGMAMGYQLTGKPEYLEACEKSAEFVLTTLSQDNGLLLRTYRAGKSHLNAYLEDYAYFIAGLVALYEASFEPRWLTEAERLAQIMIDQFGDDAGDGFFFTGKAHETLIVQSKSAYDGATPSGASMAIHSLLRLAKHLDNPEFHDKAVATLKLYFHQMEGMPTGSGQLLCELAFLLSTPKEIAIVGEKGDAKTEAMLAVLHGTYQPNKIVASSESPDGQTLPLLTGKTQVDDTATAYVCENYACQAPTTNVEAFVELLR
- a CDS encoding ATP-binding protein, whose protein sequence is MTIKLKNIGILKQAEFLLGDLTIICGENNTGKTYAAAALYGFLSSWRNFLRFPISNAQIQQARTEQVKIELSEATDDMLTKACKKYTEQLYKIFAAPEDSFQDSEFHFATDEIDIQNKKFNSIITSLQNPAFIFSKSKGSKEAILTSRIKEKQEEEIDTDSVKSAIDFIIIDDIFFDAFPRPFIASAERTGISTFRKELNFARSRLLEEMWHADRNIDLWELRYSSPIRDNAEFIEKFEDSAKIKSFIAKEHPEILEDFADIVGGEYVITQNDQLYYIPKGTRRKLTMVESSSAVRSLLDIGFYLRHVAEKGDLLMVDEPELSLHPENQRRIARLFARLVNLGVKVFITTHSDYIVKELNTLIMLNHDKPHLKRVAEENGYRDNELINVDQVKVYVAEEALMPLEEGQKRRRRGHTLVPAKIHPKFGIGVHSFDKTIDDMNRIQDDIVWGEE